A single Calidifontibacter indicus DNA region contains:
- a CDS encoding lamin tail domain-containing protein produces MPSSPLFRIAAAASGASIAFSVALAMAPSAQAASTSVVISEAYGGGGNSGATYKSDFVELYNLSNTTVDLTGWKVQYWSAAGATPQSTPLTGSVAPGTSFLVKEADGASTTATPLPTPDVIGTIAMSGTAARVAIVNPAGEVVDLVGWGSGVATFEGGPAAGTTNATSVARISPCTDTDNNAKDFTVGAPTPRNSAAGPQDCTPTDPGDPGEPGGQSATVAQIQGASHTSPLVGKDVKDVEGIVTATKSTGFWIQSTTPDDDPATSEGLFVFTRTAPTVHVSDKVKLAGKVAEFRPGGSGGTTNLTTTELDSPTIEVVASGQPLPTPVVIGVDRIAPQQTVFDGNPGNVETPGTPFDPTRNALDFDESLEGMRVALKDARAVGPTATAYGETPVVPGQNVSAINSPRGGVVYGSYNTPNSMRLILNDSLVKGQLPTAQTGDTYPGLTVGIIDYAFANYNLYATQGNQLKSGGLTREVTTAQSGNELAVATFNVENLAPSDPATKYARLAGQIVTNLKSPDILALEEIQDNSGATNDGVTDSTVTSDKLIAAIKAAGGPSYEAKWVNPANGTDGGQPGGNIRQVFLYRSAGDLSFVDKPGATATTATDVVGTGGNTSLTFSPGRIDPTNGAWASSRKPLVGQFTWKGRSVFVIANHFASKGGDDPLMGRFQQPLRSSETQRANQATAVRTFVDKLLAADANANVIVLGDINDFEFSKTADILVGSGSTALTDLPRTLPANERYTYVYQGNSQVLDHILLSPNLVRTMANKKYSYDIVHTNSEFSDQDSDHEPQVVRLPVQVTR; encoded by the coding sequence ATGCCCTCCTCCCCCTTGTTCCGCATTGCCGCCGCGGCAAGCGGCGCGAGCATCGCGTTCAGCGTCGCCCTCGCCATGGCCCCGTCCGCCCAGGCCGCCTCGACCTCGGTCGTCATCTCCGAGGCCTACGGTGGCGGCGGCAACTCCGGTGCCACCTACAAGAGCGACTTCGTCGAGCTCTACAACCTCAGCAACACCACCGTCGACCTCACCGGTTGGAAGGTGCAGTACTGGTCGGCCGCGGGCGCGACCCCGCAGAGCACCCCGCTGACCGGGTCGGTTGCCCCGGGCACCAGCTTCCTGGTCAAGGAGGCCGACGGTGCCAGCACCACCGCCACCCCGCTGCCGACCCCCGACGTCATCGGCACCATCGCGATGAGCGGCACCGCGGCCCGGGTCGCCATCGTCAACCCCGCGGGTGAGGTCGTCGACCTCGTCGGTTGGGGCAGCGGCGTCGCGACCTTCGAGGGCGGGCCGGCCGCGGGCACCACGAACGCGACCAGCGTCGCGCGCATCTCGCCGTGCACCGACACCGACAACAACGCCAAGGACTTCACGGTCGGCGCTCCGACGCCGCGCAACTCCGCCGCCGGTCCGCAGGACTGCACGCCGACCGACCCGGGTGACCCGGGCGAGCCCGGCGGCCAGTCGGCCACCGTCGCTCAGATCCAGGGTGCATCGCACACCTCGCCGCTGGTCGGCAAGGACGTCAAGGACGTCGAGGGCATCGTCACCGCCACCAAGAGCACCGGTTTCTGGATCCAGTCGACCACCCCCGACGACGACCCGGCGACCAGCGAGGGCCTGTTCGTGTTCACCCGCACCGCCCCGACCGTGCACGTGAGCGACAAGGTGAAGCTCGCCGGAAAGGTTGCCGAGTTCCGTCCCGGCGGCAGCGGCGGCACCACCAACCTCACCACCACCGAACTCGACTCGCCGACCATCGAGGTCGTTGCCAGCGGTCAGCCGCTGCCGACGCCGGTGGTCATCGGTGTCGACCGCATCGCCCCGCAGCAGACCGTGTTCGACGGCAACCCCGGCAACGTCGAGACGCCGGGCACCCCCTTCGACCCGACCAGGAACGCGCTCGACTTCGACGAGTCGCTCGAGGGAATGCGGGTGGCGCTCAAGGATGCTCGCGCCGTCGGACCCACCGCGACCGCCTACGGTGAGACCCCGGTGGTGCCCGGCCAGAACGTCTCCGCGATCAACTCCCCGCGCGGCGGAGTCGTGTACGGCTCGTACAACACGCCGAACTCGATGCGTCTCATCCTCAACGACTCGCTGGTCAAGGGCCAGCTCCCGACCGCCCAGACCGGCGACACCTACCCGGGGCTGACCGTCGGCATCATCGACTACGCGTTCGCGAACTACAACCTCTACGCCACGCAGGGCAACCAGCTGAAGTCCGGCGGGCTCACCCGTGAGGTCACCACCGCCCAGAGCGGCAACGAGTTGGCAGTGGCGACGTTCAACGTGGAGAACCTCGCGCCGTCCGACCCGGCCACCAAGTACGCGCGTCTGGCCGGCCAGATCGTCACCAACCTCAAGTCGCCCGACATCCTGGCGCTGGAGGAGATCCAGGACAACAGCGGCGCCACCAACGACGGCGTGACCGACTCGACCGTCACCAGCGACAAGCTGATCGCGGCGATCAAGGCGGCGGGTGGTCCGTCGTACGAGGCCAAGTGGGTCAACCCGGCCAACGGCACGGACGGCGGTCAGCCGGGCGGCAACATCCGCCAGGTGTTCCTCTACCGCAGCGCTGGCGACCTGTCGTTCGTCGACAAGCCGGGTGCGACCGCCACCACCGCGACCGACGTCGTGGGCACAGGCGGCAACACCTCGCTGACCTTCTCGCCGGGTCGCATCGATCCGACGAACGGTGCGTGGGCGAGCTCGCGCAAGCCGCTCGTCGGCCAGTTCACCTGGAAGGGCCGCAGTGTCTTCGTCATCGCGAACCACTTCGCCTCCAAGGGCGGCGACGACCCGTTGATGGGCCGCTTCCAGCAGCCGCTGCGTTCGTCGGAGACCCAGCGCGCCAACCAGGCGACCGCGGTGCGCACCTTCGTCGACAAGCTGCTGGCCGCCGACGCCAACGCGAACGTGATCGTGCTCGGTGACATCAACGACTTCGAGTTCAGCAAGACCGCCGACATCCTCGTCGGTTCGGGCTCGACGGCGTTGACCGATCTGCCGCGCACGCTCCCGGCGAACGAGCGTTACACCTACGTCTACCAGGGCAACAGCCAGGTGCTCGACCACATCCTGCTGAGCCCCAACCTGGTGCGGACGATGGCGAACAAGAAGTACTCCTACGACATCGTGCACACCAACTCCGAGTTTAGCGACCAGGACTCCGACCACGAGCCGCAGGTCGTGCGCCTGCCGGTGCAGGTGACCCGCTGA
- the msrB gene encoding peptide-methionine (R)-S-oxide reductase MsrB, translated as MTKVTKSDQEWREQLSPMEYAVLREGGTERAFTGEYTDTETEGVYNCRACGAELFRSTTKFHSHCGWPSFYAPSEDDNVRLIEDRSHGMVRTEVRCASCDSHLGHVFEGEGYATPTDQRYCINSVSLTLQPQD; from the coding sequence ATGACGAAGGTGACGAAGTCAGACCAGGAGTGGCGCGAGCAGCTCAGCCCGATGGAGTACGCGGTGTTGCGCGAGGGCGGCACCGAGCGCGCGTTCACCGGTGAGTACACCGACACCGAGACCGAGGGCGTCTACAACTGCCGCGCCTGCGGTGCGGAGTTGTTCCGCTCGACGACCAAGTTCCACAGCCACTGCGGGTGGCCGTCGTTCTACGCGCCGTCCGAGGACGACAACGTGCGACTGATCGAAGACCGCTCGCACGGCATGGTGCGCACCGAAGTGCGTTGCGCGAGTTGCGATTCCCACCTCGGCCACGTGTTCGAGGGCGAGGGTTATGCGACGCCGACCGATCAGCGCTACTGCATCAACTCGGTGTCGCTGACGCTGCAGCCGCAGGACTGA
- the hemQ gene encoding hydrogen peroxide-dependent heme synthase yields MTDQQDTHRQPTDAEAEAINASIRYAMYSVFKAERAKPEHTKKAVKEAEKFFAGLEKSGVTVRGIYDVGGLRADADLLIWWHADTVEQLQEAYRGFLATQFGRSFDGVWSNVGLHRAAEFNRGHVPAFLSGEQPRKYVCVYPFVRSYEWYLLPEEDRRRMLREHGEAARDFADVRANTIASFALGDYEWLLAFEADELHRIVDLMRQLRAVDARNHVREEVPFFTGPQTTVADLAERLR; encoded by the coding sequence ATGACCGACCAGCAGGACACCCACCGCCAGCCCACGGATGCCGAAGCGGAAGCCATCAACGCGAGCATCCGCTACGCGATGTACTCCGTGTTCAAGGCGGAGCGTGCCAAGCCCGAGCACACCAAGAAGGCCGTCAAGGAGGCCGAGAAGTTCTTCGCCGGCCTGGAGAAGTCGGGTGTCACCGTCCGCGGCATCTACGACGTGGGCGGCCTGCGCGCCGACGCCGACCTGCTCATCTGGTGGCACGCCGACACCGTCGAGCAGCTCCAGGAGGCCTACCGCGGCTTCCTCGCCACCCAGTTCGGCCGCAGCTTCGACGGCGTGTGGTCGAACGTCGGCCTGCACCGCGCGGCCGAGTTCAACCGCGGCCACGTGCCGGCGTTCCTGTCGGGTGAGCAGCCGCGCAAGTACGTCTGCGTCTACCCGTTCGTGCGCTCCTACGAGTGGTACCTCCTGCCGGAGGAGGACCGCCGCCGGATGCTGCGCGAGCACGGCGAAGCGGCCCGCGACTTCGCCGACGTGCGCGCCAACACCATCGCCTCGTTCGCCCTCGGCGACTACGAGTGGCTGCTTGCCTTCGAGGCCGACGAACTGCACCGCATCGTCGACCTGATGCGCCAACTGCGCGCCGTCGACGCGCGTAACCACGTGCGCGAGGAGGTGCCGTTCTTCACCGGCCCGCAGACCACCGTCGCCGACCTGGCCGAGCGGCTGCGCTGA
- the hemG gene encoding protoporphyrinogen oxidase, with protein MVDVAVVGGGIAGLSAAWESVGSGASVTVFESTDRVGGKLRTETVAGTAVDVGAESMLGRRPEVQQLLAELRLEPTPPAQVGASIWSRGSLRAMPKGTLMGVPSDAAALAGLLEADEMARATDEQPIEIDSDTGDISVGDAVEQAFGAAVVDRLVEPLLGGVYAGDARYLSLQACVPALYDAVRQGNSLRETAAAASRQPATSAPDQPPVFAGLPGGIGSLPVHLADALRAGGVGVRTDTLVTGVDRREEPDGDTWRLVLGDGTTFDADAVVFATPAPATAKLLATIAPAACDELRAIEYASMAVVTYAFPAAVRDQLGEQSGLLVPPVDDRRIKASTFSSIKWPWLAQARPDLVFVRVSAGRFRETEALRRPDAVLAADGLAELRTALGELPAPVAAHVRRWGGGLPQYAIGHVDLVARLRRELASLPAVSVAGAAYDGVGIPACIGSGRAAARTVLDQLKISTPTEGR; from the coding sequence CGGTGTTCGAGTCGACCGATCGGGTCGGTGGCAAGCTGCGCACCGAGACCGTTGCCGGCACCGCCGTCGACGTGGGCGCCGAGTCGATGCTCGGCCGTCGCCCCGAGGTGCAGCAACTGCTCGCCGAACTTCGCCTCGAACCCACCCCGCCTGCCCAGGTCGGAGCATCCATCTGGAGTCGCGGGTCGTTGCGCGCGATGCCCAAGGGCACGCTCATGGGGGTGCCTTCGGACGCCGCGGCACTGGCCGGTCTGCTCGAGGCCGACGAGATGGCCCGCGCCACCGACGAACAGCCCATCGAGATCGACAGCGACACCGGTGACATCTCGGTCGGCGACGCCGTCGAGCAGGCGTTCGGCGCGGCCGTCGTCGACCGGCTCGTCGAGCCGCTGCTCGGCGGGGTGTACGCCGGTGATGCCCGCTACCTCTCCCTGCAGGCCTGCGTACCCGCGCTGTACGACGCTGTGCGGCAGGGAAATTCGCTTCGTGAGACCGCCGCGGCCGCGTCACGACAGCCGGCGACCAGCGCGCCCGACCAACCGCCGGTGTTCGCCGGGCTGCCCGGGGGCATCGGGTCACTCCCGGTGCATCTGGCCGACGCGCTGCGCGCCGGGGGCGTCGGCGTGCGCACCGACACGCTCGTGACCGGGGTCGACCGCCGGGAGGAGCCCGACGGTGACACCTGGCGTCTCGTGCTCGGCGACGGCACGACCTTCGACGCCGACGCGGTCGTGTTCGCGACGCCCGCCCCGGCCACCGCCAAGCTGCTGGCCACCATCGCGCCGGCCGCGTGTGACGAACTGCGGGCGATCGAGTACGCCTCGATGGCCGTGGTCACCTACGCCTTCCCGGCAGCCGTGCGAGACCAGCTGGGGGAGCAGTCCGGCTTGCTCGTGCCGCCGGTCGACGACCGGCGGATCAAGGCCTCGACGTTCAGTTCGATCAAGTGGCCGTGGTTGGCGCAGGCCCGCCCCGACCTCGTGTTCGTGCGGGTGTCGGCGGGTCGGTTCCGCGAAACCGAGGCGCTGCGTCGACCCGATGCGGTGCTCGCGGCCGATGGTCTCGCCGAGCTGCGTACGGCGCTCGGTGAATTGCCCGCGCCGGTGGCGGCGCACGTACGGCGCTGGGGCGGTGGCCTCCCGCAGTACGCGATCGGCCACGTCGACCTCGTTGCCCGTCTGCGTCGCGAACTCGCAAGTCTTCCAGCGGTTTCCGTGGCCGGCGCGGCCTACGACGGTGTGGGCATCCCGGCCTGCATCGGGTCGGGCCGCGCCGCAGCACGTACCGTGCTGGACCAGTTGAAGATATCCACCCCCACCGAAGGACGCTGA